The genomic stretch CTTCTGCGAGGTGATGGCGTGAAAGATTATCGGCTTCATCAAGATCAGCAATCGTACGCGCAACTTTGAGAATGCGGTGATAAGCACGTGCAGAAAGGTGCATTTTTTCACTCACATCTCGTAAGAGTATGGCGGCATTTTTATCCGGAATGGCAATTTGTTCTATGATTTTAGCAGGGCAATCGCCATTGGTTCGGATATGGTCAAACCCTAGTGTTGCAAAACGTTTGGCTTGAATGGTACGGCACCGTGCGACGCGTTTGGCAACATCGCAGCTTTTTTCTGATTGCTCTGGTTGCATAAGGTCCATTGCTGTTAAAGCAGGAACATCAATCCGTAAATCAATTCGATCGAGCAGCGGACCAGAAATACGGGATTGATAATCGATTTGACAGCGTATTCCTTTAGCACAAACATAGCCTTTTTCACCTGCCATACCGCATCGGCAAGGATTCATTGCGGCAATGAGTTGGAAGCGAGCAGGATAGCTGATATGGTGATTAGCGCGGGCTATAACCGATTCTCCACTTTCTAAAGGTTGACGAAGAGAATCAAGAACTTGCGGAGAAAATTCAGGCAATTCATCAAGAAATAACACACCATTATGGGCAAGAGAGACTTCTCCCGGTCGTCCTTTAAGTCCCCCACCAATCATTGCTGCCATAGAAGCAGAATGATGTGGAGCACGAAAGGGACAATGAAGTGAAATGGTATTATGAACTGTTTCTCCTGTAATAGAAGCAATCAGAGAAACATCTAAAAGTTCACGACTATCAAGAGGGGGTAAAATAGAAGGTAAGCGTTGCGCCAACATAGATTTTCCAGCTCCAGGAGGGCCGACAAACAAAAGGTTATGGCGCCCAGCAGCACAAACTTCTAGGGCACGTTTAGCTGTTTTTTGTCCTTTGATTTCGCAAAGATCTGGAAGTTCAGTTTCAATAGTATATTGGCGCGGTTGTGGACGTTTTTGAATTTGGGTTCCTTTAAAATGATTGACGATAGTGAGAAGGGTCTCTGGGGCAAGAATATTCATTTCTGCATTTGCCCATGCTGCTTCAGGTCCACATTGAAAGGGACAAATCAGTCCTTTATCGAGAGACACTGCTGTCATAGCAGCTGGTAAAACGCCATGAACAGTGGTTAGGGAACCATCCAGTGACAATTCGCCTAAAATAACATAGTCTTGCGCTACTTCGGGAGGGAGAATTCCCATAGCAAGCATTAAGCCTACGGCGATTGGCAAATCATAATGCGATCCCTCTTTAGGCAAATCAGCTGGTGCAAGATTAATCGTAATTCGTTTGGTTGGCATAGAAAGCCCACAAGCATGGAGGGCTGCTTGTACACGTTCACGGCTTTCTGCAACTGCTTTATCGGCTAATCCAACAATAGCCATTCCTATTTTACCGGGCGAAATCATAACCTGTACATCGACAGGGACTGCTTCTAGACCGCGAAAAGCAACAGTTGTAATCCGTGCAATCATTTATCTCCCCCCTTTAGACTTGGGAGAGACAATCATATCTACGCATAAAAATCAAGAAGCATCTCTATGGTTTTTTTTATGAAAAGATCTATATACGTACGCAGGTTTTTGTAGCGTTCTCATGGCAAGTTATTTGTACAAATTTAACCATGATAATATGGAGCGCAATAAAACATTTATAATAAGCTAAATGAATATGTTAAGAAAAAGGAATAAGGCTGTTTGTGTGATACAACAGGGTAAAATTTTGTGAAGATATGAGGGGAGGGGGGACGTTATGTATCGCAGAGTGTTATTTGATGTGATAAAACGTATAAAGTATGCAAAGTGGTTATACTTACCGTTCTTATTTTATATTATTTAAAGTGTAGTAAATGCAGAGTGTATTAAAGGTATCTGATTTATGGTATACCAGATAAGAATTTTGTTAAAATCAGGAACTGTGCGCTGTGTATTTATGAGCTTGTGTTTTGCTTTTTCTTTTCCACAGCCACTTGCTGCATTTGATTTTTTGGGCATCTCTCTTTTTGGTCAAAAGAAAACAAATTCTTCTTCACAGCATGTCAAAAATACAGAGAAATTTTATAAAGTTGACATTGTTACACCACCAGGGGCGCCCTTAGAAGGTATAAAAATAGTTAAATCTGTTTCTTCTCTTTTTGCCGATAAAGAGAAAGCATCTGCGAGTTCGTCTGGTTTGTTAGCTAAAGCGCGTTCAGATTATCGGGCGATTCTTTCTGCTCTTTATGCTGATGGGCGTTACGGTGGTGTTATTAGTATTAAAATTAATGGTTTAGAAGCCGCTGATTTAAGTCCGGTAACGCAACTTCCAGCACAATCCAATATCGTTATTACGATTAATGCTGGTCCACAATATGTTTTTAGTCTTGCAAATATTGATAAAGTAGCGCCTTATGAAAAATGTAAAGTGCATAAAATGCCCACAATTGAAGAACTGGGCTATAAAGTTGGAGCTATTGCCAAATCTGAAACCATTTTGAAAGCAGAAAAATGGGCGGTAGAAGGATGGCGTCAACAAGGTTATGCTAAAGCTAAGATTATGAAAAGTGATATCGTAGCTGACCATGCTGCATTGCGTATTGAAGGACGGATTGTTGTTGATCCTGGACAAAAGGCTTATTATGGTCCTTTAAGTGTACGGAATATAAGTAACAACCCCCGTGTAGATTCAGATTATATCGCATGGATGACCGGATTGAAGCTAGGTCAGAAATACGATTCCGATGCGTTAGCTAAGGCAAATGAACGTCTTGCACGCCTTGGAGTTTTTCGTGCTATCAATATACGTGAGGCTGATACCATTAACCCAGATGGCAGTTTACCACTTATGCTTGTTGTACAAGAACGTAAACCGCGTCGTTTCGGTATAGGTGGCAGTTATTCAACATTAGATGGTGCTGGTTTTGAAGCTTATTGGATGCATAACAATCTTTTTGGTCACGCAGAGACCCTTAAACTTGAAACAAAAATAAGTGGTGTTGGCAGTAACAAAAAGCAATCATACAATTTCAAAAATTTTGATTATCTTTTCGGTGGTACGTTTATAAAACCTGGTGTACTCACGCCTGATACAGATCTCAGATCAGAATTAAAAATACAGCAAGATGTTTTAGAAAATTATACAACAAAAGCCATAAAAGGGAAATTAGGTATTAGGCATATTTTCAATAGTCATCTATCGGGACAGACTGCTATAGAAATTTCAAATGGTTACTCACGTGATATCTATTTTGGGAGTCGTAATTTTACAACAATTGGTTTCCCTACCGGTTTGATTTACGATAGTCGTAATAATAAGTTTAATGCAACAAAAGGTTTATATGGTGAAGTTCTCATTGAACCTTTTTATGAGATGCGTTTTAGCAATTTTGTTGCAAAAGTAACGGCAGAAGGTCGTTCTTATTGGGCGCTAGATGAAGGGGATCGTTTTGTTTTTGCTGCACGGGCAAAGCTTGGTACAATTCTTGGGAGTGATAAAGCACAAGTCCCTGCAGATACGCTCTTTTTTGCTGGAGGTGGTGGCTCTGTTCGTGGTTATGCTTATCGTAATATTGGTGTCAAAATAGAAAATGATGCGATTGTTGGCGGACGGGCGCTTATTGAGGGATCGGCAGAATTGCGTGTTTCTTTAAATGATAAAATAGGATTTGTCAGTTTTCTTGATGGAGGTCTCGTAGGAGAAAAGGCGAAATTTGATTTTTCTCAAAAAATTAAATGGGGAGCTGGTATAGGAGGTCGCTATATGACGGGTCTTGGTCCTTTACGCGTTGATTTAGCCTTTCCTTTAAAAAGGGAGCAGGGTGATCCTCGCATTGGTTTTTATGTGGGTATAGGGCAAGCATTTTAATGAAAAAAAGTGTACGTTTATCAGCTTTCTTCTTTGGATTTGTGTTTTTTTTGGTCGGTGGTTTTGTTCTTGCACAAAGACAAGACCGTCTTCCTTCTAGCGAAGAGACAGCAGATGATCGTTCATGGTTTGTTTCTTTAATTGAAAGCAAGCTTTCAGCGCCTAATCGTCAAGTTCGCTTACACAATATGCAAGGAGCGCTATCTTCTCAAACATCAATTGATGCGATTACTGTCAGTGATAAAAAGGGGGTTTGGCTTAAAATTACCAATGCCAAAATGGATTGGAATCGTCTAGCCTTGCTAAGAGGGCGGATAGATATTAATCAACTTTCGGCAGAACAGGTTACGTTTTTACGCAAACCACAAGGCAATTCTTCTCTTATTTCTTCTCTTGAGACGGGTAGGTTTTCTTTACCAAAATTGCCGCTTGCTCTTTCGATCAATACATTTACAGCTCAACATGTGATGTTTGAGCAGAATCTTTTTGGTTTTTCTGCTGATATGTCCTTGGCAGGCAATTTCACTTTGGCGAGTGGTCATTTTGATATTGATATGGTGGCGCATCGTTTAGATGCACCAGGGTCTTTTTCTGTTGTTACCAAGATATCAGAGAACAATCGTACAGCTCACATTGATATCTCTGCTGATGAACCACAAAACGGTATTTTGGCAAATGTTTTGAATATTGAAAAACGCCCTGCATTAAACTTCGTCATTAAAGGTAAGGGTACTTTTGATGATTTGGTTATCAAACTTTCTTTAGAAGCCGATCATCATTCTGTTTTAGATGGTAATATTATTCTTGCAAGTGTTTCAGAAGGATACAATTTTTCTACGCGACTAGAGGGTATACTGAGTCCTTTAATGCCTTCTCAATATCGTGACATTTTTACGTCTGGTATAACGTTAAGAGCAGAGGCAAAGAGAACAAGAGAAGGTGTGACACATCTTGATCAGATGGTACTTCAGAGCAAAGAAATGAATGTTTTAGCCAATGCTGAAATAACAGCTGATGGATTTTTGCGGCGGCTTTTTGTCGATGGCAAAATGGCTTTTGATAAGGAAAAGGACTCTGTTCATTTACCTTTATCAAAAACGCCAAAACCTGCAAATAATATTTCTTTAAACATTGACTATGGTCGCGAAGGACAGCAATCTTGGAATGGGCGGTTGATTGTACATCATTTGAGCAATAAAAATATTTATATTCGCGATGCTGTTTTTGATATGGGGGGAGTAAGCGAAAATCTTGATAATGCGGCTTCTCGTCATGTTGGTGTTCAGGTTAATGGAACGCTTCAAGGAGTTAAAAAGATTAAAGGAACATTGGTA from Bartonella kosoyi encodes the following:
- a CDS encoding YifB family Mg chelatase-like AAA ATPase; this translates as MIARITTVAFRGLEAVPVDVQVMISPGKIGMAIVGLADKAVAESRERVQAALHACGLSMPTKRITINLAPADLPKEGSHYDLPIAVGLMLAMGILPPEVAQDYVILGELSLDGSLTTVHGVLPAAMTAVSLDKGLICPFQCGPEAAWANAEMNILAPETLLTIVNHFKGTQIQKRPQPRQYTIETELPDLCEIKGQKTAKRALEVCAAGRHNLLFVGPPGAGKSMLAQRLPSILPPLDSRELLDVSLIASITGETVHNTISLHCPFRAPHHSASMAAMIGGGLKGRPGEVSLAHNGVLFLDELPEFSPQVLDSLRQPLESGESVIARANHHISYPARFQLIAAMNPCRCGMAGEKGYVCAKGIRCQIDYQSRISGPLLDRIDLRIDVPALTAMDLMQPEQSEKSCDVAKRVARCRTIQAKRFATLGFDHIRTNGDCPAKIIEQIAIPDKNAAILLRDVSEKMHLSARAYHRILKVARTIADLDEADNLSRHHLAEAISYRLGTERLTALN
- a CDS encoding autotransporter assembly complex protein TamA, which gives rise to MVYQIRILLKSGTVRCVFMSLCFAFSFPQPLAAFDFLGISLFGQKKTNSSSQHVKNTEKFYKVDIVTPPGAPLEGIKIVKSVSSLFADKEKASASSSGLLAKARSDYRAILSALYADGRYGGVISIKINGLEAADLSPVTQLPAQSNIVITINAGPQYVFSLANIDKVAPYEKCKVHKMPTIEELGYKVGAIAKSETILKAEKWAVEGWRQQGYAKAKIMKSDIVADHAALRIEGRIVVDPGQKAYYGPLSVRNISNNPRVDSDYIAWMTGLKLGQKYDSDALAKANERLARLGVFRAINIREADTINPDGSLPLMLVVQERKPRRFGIGGSYSTLDGAGFEAYWMHNNLFGHAETLKLETKISGVGSNKKQSYNFKNFDYLFGGTFIKPGVLTPDTDLRSELKIQQDVLENYTTKAIKGKLGIRHIFNSHLSGQTAIEISNGYSRDIYFGSRNFTTIGFPTGLIYDSRNNKFNATKGLYGEVLIEPFYEMRFSNFVAKVTAEGRSYWALDEGDRFVFAARAKLGTILGSDKAQVPADTLFFAGGGGSVRGYAYRNIGVKIENDAIVGGRALIEGSAELRVSLNDKIGFVSFLDGGLVGEKAKFDFSQKIKWGAGIGGRYMTGLGPLRVDLAFPLKREQGDPRIGFYVGIGQAF